The following proteins are encoded in a genomic region of Bacteriovorax sp. Seq25_V:
- a CDS encoding AMP-binding protein, protein MISQNLENKFQSLIDAIVSGDSDLRNIYIHQGSKVPLNTSARSLLYKAMKKAKRLMTLAQNECILIEGENSEEFMTNFFAVMYSCNIPVPVTTNLWINEKRFIEIIESIKSTTNAKIILGSKSVESCAKVLDLIHISEEKYKDLRPSEKNIYLPVPSDIAFIQFSSGSTGNPKGVTLTHRNVLANIRQISGQIISDKNDNTVISWLPVHHDMGLIGGLLVPLVNKFNIHIMTPYEFAVNPTRWLKLISTYNGNIIVAPNSGYHMTAKRVRSKAMSKIDLSGVRIALCGAEPINSSTLDLFADKFKECGFIKRAFVPCYGMAENTLAISFHRNTTEEFKTINVSKKEMQHNSRIILSTESEDIQKIVSCGKALDDIKVKIINSNGDERGENQVGEIIIKSPSMTKGYYNRPELNDELFINGYLRTGDIGFIKDGEIYITGRKKDLIIVGGININAEELETYATKTNEVRPGRLAAFAVADQEADSERIHIIIEARKDLKFLKQVNRDQLKKRISDDLCEYFPIKESDITIVAPGTISKTTSGKVQRSKMRELFLQGAINDNNYNQKYLIGRLKELQIKSKIFKVNLINSVKTRRQEA, encoded by the coding sequence ATGATCTCACAGAACCTTGAAAATAAATTTCAATCATTAATTGACGCTATCGTAAGTGGAGATAGTGATTTAAGAAATATTTATATTCATCAAGGATCAAAAGTTCCCCTAAATACAAGTGCAAGGTCGCTCCTTTATAAAGCAATGAAAAAAGCAAAGCGTTTAATGACCTTGGCCCAAAATGAATGCATTCTCATTGAGGGAGAAAATAGTGAAGAATTCATGACTAATTTTTTTGCCGTTATGTATAGCTGTAATATTCCTGTACCTGTGACGACAAACCTATGGATCAATGAAAAGAGATTTATTGAAATTATCGAAAGTATTAAAAGTACAACTAATGCAAAAATTATTCTTGGGTCAAAAAGTGTTGAGTCATGTGCTAAAGTCCTCGACCTTATCCATATAAGTGAGGAAAAGTATAAAGATCTTCGACCTTCAGAAAAAAATATATATCTTCCAGTACCATCTGATATTGCCTTTATTCAATTCTCATCAGGAAGTACGGGAAACCCAAAAGGTGTAACTTTAACTCATCGTAACGTCCTAGCAAATATAAGACAGATCTCAGGACAAATAATTTCAGATAAAAACGACAATACAGTAATTTCATGGTTACCTGTCCATCATGACATGGGATTAATTGGCGGACTTCTAGTTCCACTTGTTAATAAATTTAATATCCATATCATGACTCCATATGAATTCGCTGTTAACCCAACAAGATGGTTAAAACTAATTTCAACATATAATGGTAACATCATCGTCGCACCAAATTCAGGTTACCATATGACGGCCAAGAGAGTTCGCTCAAAAGCAATGTCGAAAATTGATCTCTCTGGAGTAAGAATCGCACTCTGTGGAGCGGAACCAATAAATTCATCAACCTTAGATTTATTTGCAGATAAATTTAAAGAATGTGGTTTTATAAAAAGGGCGTTTGTACCATGTTACGGTATGGCCGAAAACACGCTTGCAATTTCATTTCACCGAAACACCACTGAAGAGTTTAAAACTATTAATGTATCTAAAAAAGAAATGCAGCACAATTCAAGAATAATACTTTCAACTGAATCTGAAGATATTCAAAAGATCGTATCATGTGGGAAAGCACTAGATGACATTAAAGTTAAAATAATAAACTCTAACGGGGATGAGCGTGGAGAAAATCAAGTTGGTGAAATCATCATAAAATCTCCATCAATGACAAAGGGCTACTATAACAGGCCAGAACTAAATGATGAACTATTCATAAATGGATACCTTAGAACTGGGGATATCGGTTTTATCAAAGACGGCGAAATATATATTACTGGCAGAAAAAAAGATCTCATCATTGTTGGTGGTATTAATATTAATGCTGAAGAGCTTGAGACATACGCAACAAAAACTAACGAAGTAAGACCAGGAAGGCTTGCCGCATTTGCAGTCGCTGATCAAGAGGCAGACTCAGAAAGAATTCATATTATTATTGAAGCAAGAAAAGATCTTAAGTTTTTGAAACAAGTAAATAGAGATCAACTTAAGAAAAGAATTTCAGATGATTTATGTGAATATTTTCCAATTAAAGAGTCTGACATTACAATTGTTGCACCTGGAACAATTTCAAAAACGACTTCTGGAAAAGTTCAACGCTCAAAGATGAGGGAGCTATTCCTCCAAGGTGCAATTAATGATAATAATTATAATCAAAAATATCTCATCGGCCGATTAAAAGAGCTTCAGATTAAATCTAAAATTTTTAAAGTGAATCTTATTAATTCTGTAAAGACTAGAAGACAAGAGGCTTAG